In Bos indicus x Bos taurus breed Angus x Brahman F1 hybrid chromosome 23, Bos_hybrid_MaternalHap_v2.0, whole genome shotgun sequence, a single genomic region encodes these proteins:
- the LOC113881233 gene encoding histone H2A type 1-A-like encodes MYVNEAIRLSFADWLDGHQPIRKQSTTYRQAINRSSKFGLFLYALSPAFCKVMLGHKKQDGKAHAKTKSRSSRAGLHFPVGRIYRLPHKGNCAERVGAGEPVYLAAVLEYLMAEILESADNASHDKKKTRIIPCHLQLAIHNEELNKLLGGVTIQGCVLPKIQPVLLPKKTGSHHHKVQSK; translated from the coding sequence ATGTATGTAAATGAGGCAATTCGCTTGAGCTTTGCTGATTGGCTAGATGGCCATCAGCCAATCAGAAAGCAAAGCACAACCTACCGTCAGGCTATAAATAGGTCCAGTAAGTTTGGTCTCTTTTTGTATGCATTATCACCAGCTTTTTGCAAAGTTATGTTGGGTCACAAGAAGCAAGATGGCAAGGCGCATGCTAAGACGAAAAGTCGCTCTTCCAGAGCAGGTTTGCACTTTCCCGTGGGCAGGATCTACCGCCTGCCCCACAAGGGCAACTGTGCCGAGCGCGTTGGGGCAGGTGAGCCAGTATACTTGGCAGCGGTGTTGGAGTACTTAATGGCTGAGATCTTAGAATCAGCAGATAATGCATCACATGACAAGAAGAAGACCCGCATCATTCCTTGCCACTTGCAGCTGGCCATCCATAATGAGGAGCTCAACAAGCTGCTGGGCGgtgtgactattcagggttgcgTCCTGCCCAAAATCCAGCCTGTGCTGCTACCCAAAAAGACCGGGAGCCACCATCACAAAGTACAGAGCAAGTAG
- the LOC113881232 gene encoding histone H2B type 1-A-like translates to MPINTTLSTHKTSLIIRHVELLFLLRAVHTIKGCLNSEELLTLRRTDNTEELLTLAMPELYSKGATISKKGFKKAVIKTQKKEGKKRRRCRKESYSIYIYKVLKQVHPDTGISSKAMSIMNSFVTDIFERIAGEASRLAHYNKRSTITSREIQTAVRLLLPGELAKHAVSEGTKAVTKYTSSK, encoded by the coding sequence ATGCCTATAAATACCACTCTTTCCACCCACAAAACGTCTTTGATCATTCGGCATGTGGAGTTGCTCTTTCTACTGCGAGCTGTTCATACTATAAAAGGCTGTTTAAACAGTGAAGAGCTGCTAACGCTAAGAAGAACTGATAACACTGAAGAGCTGCTGACACTAGCCATGCCGGAGTTGTATTCAAAGGGTGCTACTATCTCCAAAAAAGGGTTCAAAAAAGCTGTCattaaaactcagaaaaaagaagggaaaaagcgcaggagatgcagaaaagAGAGCTATTCAATATACATCTACAAAGTCTTAAAACAAGTTCACCCGGATACCGGCATCTCATCAAAAGCTATGAGCATTATGAATTCCTTTGTCACTGACATCTTTGAGCGTATTGCTGGTGAGGCGTCGCGCCTGGCACATTATAACAAGCGTTCAACCATCACATCCAGAGAGATCCAGACAGCTGTGCGCCTGCTGCTGCCTGGGGAATTGGCTAAGCACGCCGTGTCCGAAGGTACCAAGGCTGTTACCAAATACACCAGCTCCAAGTAA
- the LOC113881235 gene encoding histone H2B type 1-A has product MPELTTKGTTISKKGFKKAVTKTQKKEGKKRKRCRKESYSIYIYKVLKQVHPDTGISSKAMSIMNSFVSDIFERVAGEASRLAHYNKRSTITSREIQTAVRLLLPGELAKHAVSEGTKAVTKYTSSK; this is encoded by the coding sequence ATGCCAGAGCTGACTACAAAGGGCACTACCATTTCTAAAAAAGGCTTCAAGAAAGCTGTAACTAAAAcccagaaaaaggaagggaaaaagcgGAAGAGATGTCGGAAAGAGAGCTATTCAATTTACATCTACAAGGTGCTGAAGCAAGTTCATCCAGATACGGGCATCTCTTCAAAGGCCATGAGCATCATGAATTCGTTTGTCAGTGACATTTTCGAGCGCGTCGCAGGCGAGGCGTCGCGCCTGGCTCATTATAACAAGCGCTCCACTATCACGTCCAGGGAAATCCAAACGGCTGTACGCCTGCTGCtgcctggggagctggccaagcacgcgGTGTCTGAGGGCACCAAGGCTGTCACCAAGTACACCAGCTCAAAGTAA